The following are encoded in a window of Urocitellus parryii isolate mUroPar1 chromosome 7, mUroPar1.hap1, whole genome shotgun sequence genomic DNA:
- the Mos gene encoding proto-oncogene serine/threonine-protein kinase mos — MPSPLVLRRYLPDKLSPSLESRPCSSPSKFPGKGGKLFLGVTPPRAPRLPPRLAWCSIDWEQVCLLQRLGAGGFGSVYKATYYGVPVAVKQVNKCTKNRRASQRSFWAELNIARLHHENIVRVVAASTRTPADSNSLGTIIMEFGGNITLHQVIYGATGYSEEEAGESHCLDGEQLSLRKCLKYSLDVVNGLCFLHSQGIVHLDLKPANILISEQDVCKIGDFGCSEKLEDLRGFQVPPYHLGGTYTHRAPELLKGEMVTPKADIYSFAITLWQMTTREVPYSGERQYVLYAVVAYNLRPSLEAAVFMDSVPGQRLKSIIKCCWRASALQRPSAELLSVDLNSLKAEMG, encoded by the coding sequence ATGCCCTCTCCTCTAGTTCTCCGACGCTACCTCCCTGATAAGCTGTCCCCTTCCTTGGAATCTCGACCCTGCAGCAGCCCTTCTAAGTTCCCAGGGAAAGGGGGAAAGCTCTTCCTGGGAGTCACACCTCCTCGGGCCCCAAGGCTACCTCCCCGGCTGGCCTGGTGCTCCATTGACTGGGAACAGGTGTGCTTGCTACAAAGGCTGGGAGCTGGAGGGTTTGGCTCCGTGTACAAGGCGACTTACTATGGTGTTCCTGTGGCCGTAAAGCAAGTGAACAAGTGCACCAAGAACCGACGAGCCTCCCAGCGAAGCTTCTGGGCTGAGCTCAACATTGCAAGGCTGCACCATGAAAACATAGTCCGGGTTGTGGCTGCAAGTACCCGGACGCCTGCAGACTCCAATAGTCTAGGTACCATAATCATGGAGTTTGGAGGCAACATCACTTTACACCAAGTCATCTATGGTGCCACCGGCTACTctgaggaagaggctggggagtCCCACTGCTTAGATGGAGAGCAACTGAGTTTGAGGAAGTGTCTAAAGTATTCCCTAGATGTTGTGAATGGCCTGTGTTTCCTTCACTCTCAGGGCATTGTGCACTTGGACCTGAAGCCGGCAAACATTTTGATCAGTGAGCAGGATGTCTGTAAAATTGGTGACTTTGGTTGCTCTGAGAAGCTGGAAGATCTGCGGGGCTTCCAGGTTCCCCCTTATCACCTAGGAGGCACGTACACCCACCGAGCCCCAGAGCTCCTGAAAGGAGAGATGGTAACACCCAAAGCTGACATCTATTCTTTTGCTATCACTCTCTGGCAAATGACTACCAGGGAGGTGCCTTATTCTGGGGAGCGGCAGTACGTGCTCTATGCGGTGGTGGCGTATAATCTCCGCCCATCTCTTGAAGCAGCTGTCTTCATGGACTCTGTCCCTGGGCAGAGGCTGAAGAGCATCATCAAATGCTGCTGGAGGGCCAGTGCTTTGCAGAGGCCAAGCGCAGAACTCCTCTCTGTGGACCTGAACTCTTTAAAAGCTGAAATGGGCTGA